Proteins encoded within one genomic window of Streptomyces taklimakanensis:
- a CDS encoding molybdopterin oxidoreductase family protein has protein sequence MSATTAPPTGPHPRGTAAATVDTHCPYCALQCGMGLRPASGEAASDVPLEVVERTAFDVNRGALCGKGRTAPALLSSRVRLTGPLVRRRPGGSLEPAGWEEALDRVVEGLSGVRAAHGPDAVGVFGGGGLTNEKAYALGKFARLVLGTSQIDYNGRFCMSSAAAALNRAFGLDRGLPFPLADVARTGCVILVGANPADTMPPALRYFTELRENGGKLIVVDPRRTRTAEQADLHLAPRPGTDLALALGMLHLVVAEGRVDEEFVAARTTGWAEARAAAMAHWPEWVERVTGVPVPALREAVAMFCDAESSMVLTARGPEQQSKGTDTVGSWINLCLATGRAGRPLSGYGCLTGQGNGQGGREHGQKADQLPGYRRLDDPAAREHVARVWGVDPQVLPKPGRSAYELLDALGTDVRALLLTGSNPVVSAPRAAHVTERIASLDFLAVCDVVLSETAELADVVLPVAQWAEETGTTTNLEGRVLLRRRAVSPPPGVRTDLEVLSALAARLGWERGFPSDPEEVFEELRRASAGGPADYSGITYRRVAEEDGVFWPCPLRPRLPAAGEDDGPAPDGPPAPHPGTPRLFLDRFATEDGRARFVPVTHRPSAEEPDADHPLLLTTGRVPAHYQSGAQTRRVAELNAAEPGPFVQLHPRLAERVGVAEGDPVAVVSRRGRAVAPARITPDIRPDTVFMPFHWPGAGRANTLTNPALDPVSRMPEFKVCAVRVEAAGSGSDGAAP, from the coding sequence ATGAGCGCGACGACCGCCCCACCCACCGGACCGCACCCGCGAGGCACCGCCGCGGCGACCGTGGACACCCACTGCCCGTACTGCGCCCTGCAGTGCGGCATGGGTCTGAGGCCCGCCTCGGGGGAGGCGGCGTCGGACGTCCCCCTGGAGGTCGTCGAACGCACCGCGTTCGACGTGAACCGCGGCGCGCTGTGCGGCAAGGGCCGCACCGCTCCCGCCCTGCTCTCCTCCCGGGTGCGCCTGACCGGGCCCCTGGTCCGCCGCCGCCCCGGTGGGTCGCTGGAGCCGGCCGGCTGGGAGGAGGCGCTGGACCGCGTCGTCGAGGGCCTGTCGGGGGTGCGGGCCGCGCACGGTCCGGACGCCGTCGGGGTGTTCGGCGGGGGCGGACTGACCAACGAGAAGGCGTACGCGCTGGGCAAGTTCGCCCGGCTGGTGCTGGGCACCTCGCAGATCGACTACAACGGCCGGTTCTGCATGTCCTCCGCCGCCGCCGCGCTGAACAGGGCGTTCGGGCTGGACCGGGGGCTTCCGTTCCCGTTGGCGGACGTCGCGCGCACCGGCTGCGTGATCCTGGTGGGCGCCAACCCCGCCGACACCATGCCGCCCGCCCTGCGCTACTTCACCGAACTGCGGGAGAACGGGGGGAAGCTGATCGTCGTCGATCCCCGGCGCACGCGCACCGCCGAACAGGCCGACCTCCACCTGGCCCCGCGCCCCGGCACGGATCTGGCGCTGGCCCTGGGCATGCTGCACCTGGTGGTCGCCGAGGGGCGGGTGGACGAGGAGTTCGTGGCGGCCCGCACCACCGGCTGGGCCGAGGCGCGGGCGGCGGCGATGGCCCACTGGCCGGAGTGGGTGGAGCGGGTCACCGGGGTGCCGGTGCCCGCGCTGCGCGAGGCGGTGGCGATGTTCTGCGACGCGGAGTCGTCGATGGTGCTCACCGCGCGCGGTCCCGAACAGCAGTCCAAGGGCACCGACACCGTCGGGAGCTGGATCAACCTGTGCCTGGCCACCGGCCGGGCGGGCCGTCCGCTGTCCGGCTACGGCTGTCTGACCGGCCAGGGCAACGGCCAGGGCGGACGCGAGCACGGCCAGAAGGCCGACCAGCTCCCCGGCTACCGCAGGCTGGACGACCCGGCGGCGCGCGAGCACGTCGCGCGGGTGTGGGGCGTGGACCCCCAGGTGCTCCCGAAGCCGGGACGCAGCGCGTACGAGTTGCTGGACGCCCTCGGCACCGACGTGCGCGCCCTGCTGCTGACGGGTTCCAATCCGGTGGTCTCCGCGCCGCGCGCCGCCCATGTGACGGAACGGATCGCCTCGCTGGACTTCCTGGCGGTGTGCGACGTGGTGCTGTCGGAGACGGCCGAACTGGCCGACGTGGTGCTGCCGGTGGCGCAGTGGGCGGAGGAGACGGGGACGACGACCAACCTGGAGGGGCGGGTGCTGCTGCGCCGCAGGGCCGTCTCCCCGCCGCCCGGGGTGCGCACCGACCTGGAGGTGCTGAGCGCGCTGGCCGCCCGGCTGGGCTGGGAGAGGGGCTTCCCCTCCGACCCGGAGGAGGTCTTCGAGGAGTTGCGGCGGGCCTCGGCCGGGGGCCCGGCGGACTACTCGGGCATCACCTACCGGCGCGTCGCCGAGGAGGACGGCGTCTTCTGGCCCTGTCCGCTGCGTCCCCGGCTTCCGGCGGCGGGCGAGGACGACGGACCCGCCCCGGACGGGCCGCCCGCCCCGCACCCCGGCACCCCGCGCCTGTTCCTGGACCGCTTCGCCACCGAGGACGGCCGGGCCCGTTTCGTGCCCGTCACCCACCGGCCCTCGGCGGAGGAGCCGGACGCCGACCACCCACTGCTGCTGACCACGGGGCGGGTTCCGGCCCACTACCAGTCGGGCGCCCAGACCCGCCGGGTGGCGGAGCTGAACGCCGCCGAGCCCGGACCGTTCGTACAGCTCCACCCGCGACTGGCCGAGCGGGTGGGGGTGGCCGAGGGCGACCCCGTGGCGGTGGTCTCACGGCGGGGGCGCGCGGTGGCCCCGGCCCGGATCACCCCGGACATCCGCCCGGACACGGTGTTCATGCCGTTCCACTGGCCGGGCGCCGGCCGCGCCAACACCCTCACCAACCCGGCCCTGGACCCCGTCTCGCGGATGCCGGAGTTCAAGGTCTGCGCGGTCCGGGTGGAGGCGGCCGGGAGCGGGTCCGACGGCGCGGCCCCGTGA
- the cutA gene encoding divalent-cation tolerance protein CutA encodes MEETPTETLTVLTTTDTPEKAEALARGAVEARVAACAQISGPVTSVYRWEGAVRAEREWQVWLKTTAARYDALEAHLRAAHDYDTPEIIAIPVVRGGADYLAWVAEETAEETAGKAAEEADTGAFDA; translated from the coding sequence GTGGAGGAGACCCCGACGGAGACCCTGACCGTACTGACCACCACCGACACCCCCGAGAAGGCCGAGGCACTGGCGCGCGGGGCGGTGGAGGCGCGGGTCGCCGCGTGCGCCCAGATCTCCGGACCGGTGACCTCGGTGTACCGGTGGGAGGGCGCGGTGCGGGCCGAACGCGAGTGGCAGGTGTGGCTGAAGACGACGGCCGCCCGCTACGACGCCCTGGAGGCGCACCTGCGCGCCGCGCACGACTACGACACCCCCGAGATCATCGCGATCCCCGTCGTCCGCGGCGGCGCCGACTACCTGGCCTGGGTCGCCGAGGAGACCGCCGAGGAGACCGCGGGGAAGGCCGCGGAGGAGGCGGACACCGGGGCGTTCGACGCCTGA
- a CDS encoding ATP-binding protein produces the protein MTVATVCGAVAAMVTAALLPADFPSSGVWWLATGAGVAAAAPVLSLAGIALLRRRLADAREQVSREQAAAAARGAEVAHLATVRAPAIAERVREGRGLDGIPGPALPAERTGEDFARALESVVAALGSDEAVRRERALRDSVQAAFESVARNMHAMATVQQQVLDHVERLIDNPVLMAEVMKADHAAAQMTRKAQTLLVMCGIWPTRRESRPVSLFDCVRGAQSRIVEFGRVEVHGGQNLYVVPPAVEGLMHATAELLENATVFSPSRTQVVVSVREVAAGAVVEIDDAGLGMPPDVLEHALGQLRNGLDLAELGAVPRLGLACVGRWSRELGFGVELTTASAYGGTRAVLFVPHRLLTEPVDAEPASTGAVAESPRTRPPEIASAPRTPDTPAAPALPVRNVGGAGATAGTTPETTPETATGNPIPTGWGTGSTTETDAGAGTGAGPDAKAEAGTDTVRTPAGLPRRRSRRRSPDAPHHRQPQPWERQYRAGTGETTGTVGRPAPRPTRPWSPESAAASVADIVSGTRRGRAELENPPQKNAPQNDEREEGR, from the coding sequence GTGACGGTGGCCACCGTGTGCGGTGCGGTGGCCGCGATGGTGACGGCCGCACTCCTCCCGGCGGACTTCCCGTCGTCGGGCGTGTGGTGGCTCGCCACGGGCGCGGGCGTCGCCGCGGCGGCGCCGGTCCTGAGTCTGGCCGGCATCGCCCTGCTGCGTCGGCGGCTCGCCGACGCCCGGGAGCAGGTCTCCCGCGAGCAGGCCGCGGCCGCCGCGCGAGGCGCCGAGGTCGCGCACCTGGCGACGGTGCGGGCACCGGCCATCGCCGAGCGGGTGCGCGAGGGGCGCGGACTCGACGGGATCCCCGGACCGGCCCTGCCGGCCGAGCGGACCGGCGAGGACTTCGCCCGGGCGCTGGAGTCCGTCGTGGCCGCGCTGGGCTCGGACGAGGCGGTGCGCCGCGAGCGAGCCCTGCGGGACTCGGTCCAGGCCGCCTTCGAGTCCGTCGCGCGGAACATGCACGCGATGGCGACGGTCCAGCAGCAGGTCCTGGACCACGTGGAGCGGCTCATCGACAACCCGGTGCTGATGGCCGAGGTGATGAAGGCCGACCACGCGGCGGCCCAGATGACCCGCAAGGCCCAGACGCTGCTGGTGATGTGCGGAATCTGGCCGACCCGACGCGAGTCCCGCCCGGTGTCGCTGTTCGACTGCGTGCGCGGCGCGCAGTCGCGGATCGTGGAGTTCGGACGGGTGGAGGTGCACGGCGGGCAGAACCTGTACGTCGTGCCGCCCGCGGTGGAGGGCCTGATGCACGCCACCGCCGAACTCCTGGAGAACGCCACGGTGTTCTCGCCCTCGCGCACCCAGGTCGTCGTCTCCGTCCGGGAGGTGGCCGCGGGCGCGGTCGTCGAGATCGACGACGCGGGCCTGGGCATGCCCCCGGACGTGCTGGAGCATGCCCTGGGCCAACTCCGGAACGGGCTGGACCTGGCCGAACTGGGCGCGGTGCCCCGACTGGGCCTGGCGTGCGTGGGCCGCTGGTCGCGGGAGCTGGGATTCGGGGTGGAGTTGACGACCGCCTCGGCGTACGGGGGCACCCGGGCGGTGCTGTTCGTGCCCCACCGACTGTTGACCGAACCGGTCGACGCGGAGCCGGCGTCGACCGGCGCGGTGGCCGAGTCCCCGCGCACCCGGCCACCGGAGATCGCGTCCGCGCCCCGGACGCCGGACACCCCGGCGGCCCCGGCCCTCCCGGTCCGGAACGTCGGTGGCGCCGGAGCGACGGCCGGGACCACACCCGAGACCACACCCGAGACCGCGACCGGGAACCCCATCCCCACGGGGTGGGGAACCGGTTCCACCACCGAGACGGACGCCGGCGCGGGGACCGGCGCGGGTCCCGACGCGAAGGCGGAGGCGGGAACCGACACGGTCCGGACGCCGGCCGGGCTGCCCCGGCGGCGCAGCCGGCGGCGTTCCCCCGACGCGCCGCATCACCGGCAACCCCAGCCGTGGGAACGGCAGTACCGGGCGGGGACGGGGGAGACGACGGGTACGGTCGGGCGTCCGGCCCCGCGTCCCACCAGGCCCTGGTCGCCGGAGTCCGCGGCCGCGTCGGTGGCCGACATCGTCTCCGGAACCCGGCGCGGAAGGGCCGAGTTGGAGAACCCCCCGCAGAAAAACGCCCCGCAGAACGACGAACGAGAGGAAGGCCGGTAG
- a CDS encoding roadblock/LC7 domain-containing protein, whose product MAGAITRLPDVGWMLRPLTEIPGVRHAVVVSVDGLRLGHASAEGLSGPVPRLSVDEAESLSAACAALTMTGRSTVSLLFGEEAGVRQLMLESEYGFALFTSAGEGAHLGVATDADADVGLIAQQMQLLVGKIGAHLSAQPRDQADPSA is encoded by the coding sequence GTGGCCGGAGCCATCACCAGACTGCCCGACGTGGGCTGGATGCTGCGTCCCCTGACGGAGATCCCCGGAGTGCGCCACGCCGTCGTGGTGTCCGTGGACGGGCTCCGACTGGGGCACGCGTCGGCCGAGGGGTTGTCGGGCCCTGTGCCGCGGCTGAGCGTGGACGAGGCCGAGTCGCTCTCCGCCGCCTGCGCGGCGCTGACCATGACCGGCCGCTCCACGGTGTCCCTGCTCTTCGGAGAGGAGGCCGGAGTCCGCCAGTTGATGCTGGAGTCCGAGTACGGCTTCGCGCTGTTCACCTCGGCCGGCGAGGGAGCCCACCTGGGGGTCGCCACCGACGCCGACGCGGACGTGGGGCTGATAGCCCAGCAGATGCAGCTGTTGGTCGGCAAGATCGGCGCACACCTGAGCGCCCAACCCCGCGACCAGGCGGACCCGTCCGCATGA
- a CDS encoding DUF742 domain-containing protein, with protein sequence MSGPEQGRTTSSVRPYVITRGRSGSSVSLPWETLVMASGVTPPATLQPEYLRILECCQGLLSLAEVAAHLGQPPPVVQVLLADLVEWGLVETRPPVPPAERADVSLLRKVLHGLESRL encoded by the coding sequence ATGAGCGGCCCGGAGCAGGGACGGACCACCTCCTCGGTACGTCCCTACGTGATCACGCGAGGCCGTTCCGGCTCCTCGGTGTCGCTGCCCTGGGAAACGCTCGTGATGGCCTCCGGCGTCACGCCGCCGGCCACGCTCCAGCCGGAGTACCTGCGGATCCTGGAGTGTTGCCAGGGGCTGCTGTCGCTCGCGGAGGTCGCCGCCCACCTGGGACAGCCGCCGCCCGTGGTGCAGGTGCTGCTGGCCGACCTCGTCGAGTGGGGTCTCGTCGAGACCCGGCCGCCGGTGCCGCCGGCCGAGCGTGCCGATGTTTCCCTGCTGAGAAAGGTGCTTCATGGGCTCGAGAGCCGCCTCTGA
- a CDS encoding GTP-binding protein produces the protein MGSRAASDAPVGVTPPDGGAPPGASAASPATVPPGGPPTERDGDTSGVYVRPTVAGAAKILVVGPLGVGKTTLIGSVSEIRPLSTEAVMTQAAARVDTGGERSKKTTTVALDFGRITLDGELVLYLFGTPGQPRFLPTWRELANGCLGALALVDTRDLEASFDSLGHLEDLDVPFSVAVNAFPDSPRYDEEELRVALDLLPHTPLTFCDARDHDSSLRALIALITHLIESGGENPS, from the coding sequence ATGGGCTCGAGAGCCGCCTCTGACGCCCCCGTCGGCGTCACCCCGCCCGACGGCGGTGCCCCGCCGGGCGCGTCCGCCGCCTCCCCCGCCACCGTCCCGCCCGGGGGGCCTCCCACCGAACGGGACGGGGACACGTCCGGCGTGTACGTGCGGCCGACCGTCGCGGGCGCGGCCAAGATCCTGGTCGTCGGGCCGCTGGGGGTGGGCAAGACCACCCTGATCGGTTCGGTGTCGGAGATCAGGCCGCTGTCCACGGAGGCCGTGATGACCCAGGCCGCGGCCCGGGTCGACACGGGCGGGGAGCGCTCGAAGAAGACCACCACGGTCGCCCTGGACTTCGGGCGCATCACGCTCGACGGGGAGTTGGTGCTCTACCTGTTCGGCACCCCCGGGCAGCCGCGCTTCCTGCCCACCTGGCGGGAGCTGGCCAACGGCTGCCTGGGCGCGCTCGCCCTGGTGGACACCCGCGACCTGGAGGCGTCCTTCGACTCCCTGGGACACCTGGAGGACCTGGACGTGCCCTTCAGCGTCGCGGTCAACGCCTTCCCGGACAGTCCCCGGTACGACGAGGAGGAGCTGCGGGTGGCGCTGGACCTGCTGCCGCACACCCCGCTGACCTTCTGCGACGCCCGGGACCACGACTCGTCCCTGCGGGCTCTGATCGCCCTGATCACCCACCTCATCGAGAGCGGCGGGGAGAACCCGTCATGA
- a CDS encoding cytochrome P450 — translation MTSSFGESSPSGFSGFSDFSDPAGAAHPEHASAGPPPGCPAHQGRRPAPLYGPDLDGDGLPALYERLRAEHGPVAPVALAPGVHAWLVLGYRELLRLAREEQDFSHDPRRWNLLREGRVPADSPIMAFVGWRPALMFADGRQHRRMRAAVADALAQVNGHELRRMVRTTAEHLIESFASRREADLVPHYAHKLPIRVIAQMLGVDDRTGLQLAEAIAGTAAASADSANASRRMGQILMALIQEKRRQPGDDVTSRLLAHPAGLGDEEVLHNIVVMIVAGNQTTKNWIATTLRVLLTDPALRSSLTGGHLTVDDALDLVLWRFPPTQNFPARYATRDLRFGGQDIRAGDMLVLGLAAANTDPEVLPEDGRPVTGNRAHVAFSAGPHTCPAQDPARLIARTAVDTIRHHLPDMELAVPEEQLAWASSPWTKGLAALPVRFTTPRPSDASPTGAPTSATAHTPAHADTSGSGDPR, via the coding sequence ATGACCTCCTCCTTCGGCGAGTCGTCCCCTTCCGGTTTCTCCGGGTTCTCCGACTTCTCCGACCCCGCCGGTGCCGCCCACCCCGAGCACGCGTCCGCCGGCCCGCCGCCGGGCTGCCCGGCCCACCAGGGCCGGCGTCCCGCCCCGCTGTACGGACCGGACCTGGACGGGGACGGCTTGCCGGCGCTGTACGAGCGGCTGCGCGCCGAGCACGGCCCGGTCGCGCCCGTCGCCCTGGCGCCGGGCGTCCACGCCTGGCTGGTGCTGGGCTACCGGGAGCTGCTCCGCCTCGCGCGCGAGGAGCAGGACTTCAGCCACGACCCGCGCCGCTGGAACCTGCTGCGCGAGGGGCGGGTGCCGGCCGACTCCCCGATCATGGCCTTCGTGGGCTGGCGTCCGGCGCTGATGTTCGCCGACGGCCGGCAGCACCGGCGGATGCGGGCGGCCGTCGCCGACGCGCTGGCCCAGGTCAACGGGCACGAGCTGCGCCGCATGGTGCGGACCACCGCGGAACACCTGATCGAGTCCTTCGCCTCCCGGCGCGAGGCCGACCTGGTGCCGCACTACGCCCACAAGCTGCCGATCCGGGTCATCGCCCAGATGCTGGGTGTGGACGACCGCACCGGGCTGCAGTTGGCCGAGGCCATCGCGGGCACGGCCGCCGCCAGCGCCGACTCGGCCAACGCCAGCCGTCGCATGGGGCAGATCCTGATGGCGCTCATCCAGGAGAAGCGGCGGCAGCCGGGGGACGACGTCACCTCGCGGCTGCTGGCCCACCCCGCCGGGCTCGGCGACGAGGAGGTGCTGCACAACATCGTGGTGATGATCGTCGCCGGCAACCAGACGACGAAGAACTGGATCGCCACCACGCTGCGCGTCCTGCTCACCGACCCCGCGCTCCGCTCGTCGCTGACCGGCGGCCACCTGACCGTGGACGACGCCCTGGACCTGGTGCTGTGGCGCTTCCCGCCCACCCAGAACTTCCCCGCCCGCTACGCCACCCGCGACCTGCGCTTCGGCGGTCAGGACATCCGGGCCGGGGACATGCTGGTCCTGGGCCTGGCCGCCGCCAACACCGATCCCGAGGTGCTGCCCGAGGACGGACGGCCCGTCACCGGCAACCGGGCCCACGTGGCGTTCAGCGCCGGCCCGCACACCTGCCCCGCCCAGGACCCGGCCCGGCTGATCGCCCGCACCGCCGTGGACACCATCCGCCACCACCTGCCGGACATGGAACTCGCCGTGCCCGAGGAACAGCTGGCCTGGGCCTCCTCGCCCTGGACCAAGGGGCTGGCGGCGCTGCCCGTCCGGTTCACCACGCCCCGTCCCTCCGACGCCAGCCCGACCGGCGCGCCGACCTCCGCCACCGCGCACACCCCGGCGCACGCCGACACCTCCGGATCGGGAGACCCGAGATGA
- a CDS encoding cytochrome P450 family protein, whose product MTSEAAPAAPRPDAPRDTAPHVLDPGGADPHPTNERLRERGAAVPVLLPGGVEGYVVTRHDALRDFLSNPSVAKNACHFAALQRGEIPESWPLRTFATVPGMTTADGADHRRLRSLVTRAFTPRRVAALRPRIEELVSELLDDLAEAARDGDGVADLRRHFAFPLPMSVICELLGVAPEHRLRLHRLSNRIVSTEISPEETVAANQEIVALLAQVAAERRERPGDDLTSALIAAREEDGDRLSEQELVGTLLLMIVAGHETTLNLITNAVRALFAHPDQRELVRSGRAGWADVVEETLRHDSPVSHFPFRYPVRDLEVEGTVIPAGTPVLASYSSAGRDPRAHGEDADRFDVTRPAGRHLSFGHGPHYCLGAPLARMEATVALEGLFTRFPDIAPAEPDADLPRPRSFVSNSVHVLPVRPGPDSELTA is encoded by the coding sequence ATGACCTCCGAAGCCGCCCCCGCGGCCCCCCGCCCCGACGCCCCGCGGGACACCGCGCCGCACGTGCTGGACCCCGGCGGCGCCGACCCGCACCCGACGAACGAGCGACTGCGGGAGCGGGGCGCCGCGGTGCCCGTTCTCCTTCCCGGCGGGGTCGAGGGGTACGTGGTGACCCGCCACGACGCGTTGAGGGACTTCCTGAGCAACCCCTCGGTGGCCAAGAACGCCTGCCACTTCGCCGCCCTGCAACGCGGCGAGATCCCCGAGAGCTGGCCGCTGCGCACCTTCGCCACCGTCCCCGGCATGACCACCGCCGACGGCGCGGACCACCGCCGACTGCGCTCCCTGGTCACCCGCGCCTTCACCCCCCGCCGCGTGGCGGCGCTCCGCCCCCGGATCGAGGAGCTGGTCTCCGAGCTGCTGGACGACCTGGCCGAGGCGGCCCGGGACGGCGACGGCGTCGCCGACCTGCGCCGGCACTTCGCGTTCCCGCTGCCCATGAGCGTGATCTGCGAGCTGCTGGGGGTGGCGCCCGAACACCGGCTGCGGCTGCACCGGCTGTCGAACCGGATCGTCAGCACCGAGATCTCCCCCGAGGAGACCGTGGCGGCCAACCAGGAGATCGTCGCCCTCCTGGCGCAGGTGGCCGCCGAGCGCCGCGAGCGTCCCGGTGACGACCTGACCAGCGCGCTGATCGCGGCCCGCGAGGAGGACGGCGACCGGCTCAGCGAACAGGAGCTGGTCGGCACCCTGCTGTTGATGATCGTCGCCGGGCACGAGACGACCCTCAACCTGATCACCAACGCGGTGCGCGCCCTGTTCGCCCACCCCGACCAGCGGGAACTGGTCCGCTCCGGGCGGGCCGGCTGGGCGGACGTGGTGGAGGAGACCCTGCGCCACGACAGCCCGGTCAGCCACTTCCCGTTCCGCTACCCCGTCCGCGACCTGGAGGTGGAGGGCACCGTGATCCCGGCCGGGACACCCGTGCTGGCCTCCTACTCCTCGGCCGGACGCGACCCGCGGGCGCACGGCGAGGACGCCGACCGGTTCGACGTCACCCGCCCGGCCGGACGGCACCTGTCCTTCGGCCACGGCCCGCACTACTGCCTGGGCGCCCCACTGGCCCGCATGGAGGCGACCGTCGCCCTGGAGGGGCTCTTCACCCGCTTCCCCGACATCGCACCGGCCGAGCCGGACGCCGACCTGCCCCGGCCGAGGAGCTTCGTGAGCAACAGCGTCCACGTCCTGCCCGTCCGTCCGGGGCCGGATTCGGAGCTCACAGCGTAG
- a CDS encoding NAD(P)/FAD-dependent oxidoreductase encodes MTSKKRVVVIGGGMAAARLAGQLSAARLAGSAAGPAVDLTVVGEEPHAPYNRVLLAEVLAGRYEPEVVDLPVPSTVRWLRGVRAVRLDRAERLVRCDDGASLPYDTLVLATGSNPVLPPLRGLFGGASPSPGAPSPGVPPRGGRELPRGVWPFRTLSDCRALARRARPGAGAVVIGGGLLGVSAARALAERGVRTVLAHQGEHLLEHHLDGRASALLREHLAELGVEVHTECRVRGLLTGPDDGREASETVVEGVELADGYRLAAELVVLACGVRPRTGLARAAGLEVRRGIVVDDELRTSDPEVHAVGDCAEHDGVVYGLAGAAQEQADALARVLLAEVGGTVDPPLPATAYTGTRALTRLTLAPSPTGRGRALDLAAFGETVPEPGDDVVHLTDATRSVYRKVVVRGDRLVGGILLGDLGSVGALARAWEGDEPLPSAPLLHLITNDGGL; translated from the coding sequence ATGACCTCGAAGAAGCGTGTGGTGGTGATCGGCGGCGGGATGGCCGCGGCCCGGCTCGCCGGGCAGTTGTCCGCCGCCCGGCTCGCCGGGTCCGCCGCCGGTCCCGCCGTGGACCTGACGGTCGTCGGCGAGGAACCGCACGCGCCGTACAACCGCGTGCTGCTGGCCGAGGTGCTGGCCGGACGGTACGAACCGGAGGTCGTCGACCTCCCGGTGCCGTCCACCGTCCGCTGGCTGCGCGGCGTGCGGGCGGTCCGCCTGGACCGGGCCGAGCGGCTGGTGCGGTGTGACGACGGCGCCTCGCTGCCGTACGACACGCTGGTGCTGGCCACCGGCTCCAACCCGGTGCTGCCGCCGCTGCGCGGACTGTTCGGCGGCGCTTCCCCGTCCCCCGGCGCCCCGTCCCCCGGCGTCCCGCCGCGCGGCGGCCGTGAGCTGCCCCGGGGCGTGTGGCCCTTCCGCACCCTGTCCGACTGCCGGGCCCTGGCCCGCCGGGCCCGGCCCGGAGCCGGGGCCGTCGTGATCGGCGGCGGCCTGCTGGGCGTCTCCGCGGCCCGCGCGCTGGCCGAGCGCGGTGTCCGGACCGTCCTCGCCCACCAGGGCGAGCACCTGCTGGAACACCACCTCGACGGCCGGGCCTCGGCGCTGTTGCGCGAGCACCTGGCGGAGCTGGGCGTCGAGGTGCACACCGAGTGCCGCGTCCGCGGCCTGCTCACCGGCCCCGACGACGGCCGGGAGGCGTCGGAGACGGTGGTCGAGGGCGTCGAGCTCGCCGACGGCTACCGGCTGGCGGCCGAGCTGGTGGTGCTCGCCTGCGGGGTGCGGCCCCGCACCGGACTGGCCCGGGCGGCCGGACTGGAGGTGCGGCGCGGAATCGTCGTCGACGACGAGCTGCGCACCTCCGACCCGGAGGTCCACGCCGTCGGCGACTGCGCCGAGCACGACGGGGTGGTCTACGGGCTGGCGGGCGCCGCCCAGGAGCAGGCCGACGCGCTGGCCCGCGTGCTGCTGGCGGAGGTCGGCGGCACCGTGGACCCGCCCCTCCCCGCCACCGCGTACACCGGTACCCGGGCGCTGACCCGTCTCACCCTCGCCCCCTCCCCCACGGGGCGGGGCCGCGCGCTGGACCTCGCCGCGTTCGGCGAGACCGTCCCCGAACCGGGTGACGACGTCGTCCACCTCACCGACGCCACGCGCAGCGTCTACCGCAAGGTCGTCGTCCGCGGCGACCGACTCGTCGGCGGAATCCTCCTCGGCGACCTCGGCAGCGTCGGCGCCCTCGCCCGGGCCTGGGAGGGCGACGAGCCGCTCCCCTCCGCCCCGCTGCTCCACCTGATCACCAACGATGGAGGCCTGTAG